In the Actinomycetota bacterium genome, one interval contains:
- a CDS encoding PRC-barrel domain-containing protein: MKSFAHEIHGMPVHAIDGEIGTIQDVLFDPHDWTVRYLEV, encoded by the coding sequence ATGAAATCCTTCGCTCACGAGATTCACGGCATGCCGGTGCACGCCATCGACGGCGAGATCGGCACCATCCAGGATGTGCTGTTCGACCCCCACGATTGGACCGTGCGCTATCTCGAGGTAT